The Gossypium hirsutum isolate 1008001.06 chromosome D07, Gossypium_hirsutum_v2.1, whole genome shotgun sequence genome includes the window GTGTACAAACAAGAAGGATTTGGAGAGGGAATTTaacacaaaaatttcattaaacaaaCCTCCATCTGCTGCTACTGACATCAATACTGAAATGAGAGAAGGTGGTATGGTAGATTGAGGATAAATCCAAGAATGTAATGCATTAGAATTCAACACTTGGGAAGCCAGCCTGGTCTGAGAAGCACTGCAAATACTTTTCCCTTGGAATAACCAGAATGTGAGGTAAATTGAGGCATACCATTATATGTACCACACATCATTGACCTATGTAACCTGAAATCCACaaaacaatattatatatatgtgcatgcatgtacaagaaaaataaaaatcttgcAAAAAAACATGATCATATCTCCAAGTAGaagaaatatatattaaaaaaaccagGTTTATTCACCAATTCACTGGGGAGGAGACACCAATTGTGCATAAGTTTTCAAAGTAAAATCCAGAGGAATCTTCTGTCCTGTGACATGGAAATCAGAGCAGAAGTTCCCTGATGAAATATCATCAAATCTTTCAGAAGACTCAGAGGTATATTCGGGATTGCTTCACAAGCAGCTAGTCCTTTCAATGCTTTATCCTACAAAACAATTGGTAGTTGATTTAGGGGGGGGGGGGGAACATCATCAACGTAATCAAAGCTCAAAGCTGCTAAAAGCATATACCATGTCAACAGCTGCCAAGCCTGATAACTTTTGGCCCCTGTTGAAAGCTCGGTAACACTGAGAAATGTACCTGATTGCATTTTTCAAGTGTTCGATGGGGCACATCATCTTTGGAACATCAACAGAAGCAACAGAACCCTCTGGACTGTAAAGCAACAATGCATGACCAAAAAATTCAAATAGTAAGTCTAATTATTATGTACCAGATATGGAATACTAGGACATATACATACCATGAAAGCTGTTGCCTTCTCTTGGCAGCCAATTTTGAAAAAGCAGAGATTTTCTTTAGGCTGCTAGTTTGCTCAATTGGACTATTTTCCTGCAAATAATAGCACGATTGAACAAATCAATGAACTAGTTATTAACTTATGACTAATAAAAACTTTAGCTGCATTAAGATATTTCTATCATATGCATTTTCTGGAGATGTAACCTTGGCATTTTCTTTTCCTGAAGGCAGCTTGAATCTCGGTTTCTTGGCAGGAAATACTTCATCCATACGGATGTCAACATATTTTGGATTTCTCTGCGGATCTGCTTTTTTGAGTCCATTCTCCATCTCACTAGCATGACCAATGGgggaaaaaaacaaattttaagaTGGTTGCAACTTAAAAAATAACTGTAAACAAAGAGGAATAGCACTGGACAGAAGGAAGAGAATAACAACTCTTACCTTGGGGCCAAAGATTTACTAACATGCTCGGCAACATTTGTCCGCTTTAATTGTTCCCCTGTTATATAAACACTTACTATAAAGCATAAGACTAGAAAATACACTTCCTCATGAAGTTAACTAAACTGCTGTCTATTAGCATCAATTACTCTAAGTTCTAGACCAAATGATGTAGAAAAAGTACAGCTGAAAATGAGAAATATGAGAAAAAGGTACATAAGAAGAATGAACAAATTAACTATACATAAGAAGAATGAACAAATTAACTATCAtgatcagagctatgatttagggACAGAGGAACTTGAAGCAGTGAACTATTCTCtgacaaattaaaatatatataaccaAAGAAGCCATTGCCTAAAAAGATACTGGAGACAAACGATAAATTTATCTCTTTAATGTGCTATTGCATTATCAAACATCTTCCCCACCCCGAACAATTAAAATGCCCAACCCCAACAATAAATTTAATGTACTCGATCATATTCATAAAAGATCACCGAAATCAAAATGCCCAATCCCAACAATGCTAGTAAAAGTTAGAGGGGGAAAACAATACTCTAAGTTCCGAAGGGGTCTTCCTTTTAACTGATGTACCAATTCTGAGAGCATCCCCGCCAATTTGTTGCGAAGTAGAAGTTAAGGCACTATGCGCAGCTACCTTCGCCATATCCGAGAGTCCACTCAAACAATAATCGCGATTACTTTACCTAAAATAGTAAATCAATACCAGCAATTATGCCGATTTCTTCCTAATCTGAAAAAAGTACAAACAATCGAAATAATATAGGCATTTTTGCTGCTCATAATCTCAAAATCAGAATAAATATATATCGGTGACAAAACCAAAtagatttcatataaaaataatattcacATCCGAGTTTTACCACAGCGAAGAAATGCACCGATTAAAGAATCCAAGAAAATCGGGGTATCTCCCAATCGGATATTAATCTAGGGTTTTGGAGAAAGATAATTAATTTGCCCCGaagtgaatgaaattattagGGCAAATCATGGAGAGGAAGGAGAAGGAGAGTGAGAGAGTGTGACTGAGAAATTGCGGTAAAGTTGAAAAGCTGAAATTTTTTTGgagttttatttgttttttgaaCATTTGGATTTTCCCCCAGCAACTGACGGCGTTATCCGGCCGTTATCAAATTCCCGGTTGGAAATGAAAAAACTAAGTTAAATTACACttaaagtcactaaattattagtaaattacattttagtcacttaatttcaaaagttacaaaataatcattgaactatttaaaaattttcgaaaactttatttaattcattGGGCGGATAAGGTTTTCTTTTAAGTATGGCTAGCAAACTCTAAGTAACGATTTGACGGTCAATATGGTGGATCATACCTTAGATTCAATTCGATATGATGATTAATGcctgagataaaaaaaaaattgtttaaattttagtttacaaACTTGTGACATTCAAAACTATTTCGTGAAAAAAACACTTAATTATAAAAGAGAAAATGAATGAGACCATTCAATTGATACAAATAATGCGAACAGAAAAATAttacaataacaattttaaaaacccgataacttaaaaattatatagGTTAAAACACTCATCTAAACATCTAAATGGTACGGATTTAACTCAAATCattctcttctcctttttttctaaaattataataatcaaatatatataattttaaaataaatattttatatacaaGTGGAATCTAAAGTCATCAGAAAAGTTAATTGAGTGACATGTACCACACTAAAgtttagtaaaataatttttttttaaacaagtgttatttttttagaattgtaCATGTGTACTAAAATTAATCTTTTTTCACAAGGAAGTATATTAATACTAATTCATGtagtttattaattttattgtattttttttaatgggTGAGTAGTTTATGGGAGAgtgactattattattattattattattattattatttaagcttaAAATTATTAGATGTAAAGTAGAAATATATAGAAAATTTATAAGAGATTCTGTTTTTTTTTGGAGGGGGTTTAAGAGAAAAAGTTAGAGAGatttttttaataagattaaaaaaagttaaaagtgaTTAATTTATAGAAGGGTAAATTATATAGTTGGTCATCCAACTTTTATAAGCTTTTATTTTAAGCACCAAAAATGGTTTATGTTTTAGGCACTATcgttaaaattgtttttatttagtCATTTGTcgtaaatttaatgttatttggcattcattttagtcacccaactttaataaaattttgttttggttattaaattatttttttgaccaaaatgaaaacgacTTTTAACGGTAGCTAATAACTTCAATATCATAATGAACTTTTTCATCATAGATGCCACAAATCAATTGTCTCAAAGTGTCCTTTGATGCTTGCATTAACCTTCGAGAATTCCAAATTATGTCGAAGTTGAAGAACTCGATTATTTTACTATTCAAAAAacacaatattaatatttaattttgcaatatcttaaaaatattttcataaaattaaaaaatataaaagtttaccATATTGATTGCATAATTTGTAACGTTTTAGTTCTTAGAACCTTGAATCAACCATTTTCTACACTAAAAAAATGGAGagatttatttttggtttttttagaaGATTTAAAGAAGctaagtaattatttaatataacttgGTTTccaacttttataaatttttattttgagtacCGAAAAAAAAGTTTGCTTTCTAAGCATTGCCGTTAAAAacagttttcattttggtcatattttgttaatttaatgttattttcattcattttagacactcaattttaataagttttcattttactcaataaaatttttttagtgCCCAAAATGAAACCGATTTTTAATAGCAGCTGACAATTTCAATATCATAACAAACTTCGTCATCATAGATGTCACAAACCAACTGTTTCCAAGTACTCTTTTGCTACCTTCATCAACCTTCGAGAATTCCATATTATTATGTAGAAATTAAAGAACTTGATCATTTCAATATTCAAAAAATacaacattaaaatttaattttgcaatatcctaaaaaaaattgtaaaaaaaaaaacaggtttGAAACTTTACCATATTCACAACATAATTTGCAATGCGTTATCCACCATTTCTCCCAATAAATGAAGTACAcagaataatatttttttgagaatttgaaaaaaattaagtgagaaaaaaaataatgagGTATTTATAGattggaaataaaaaaatcatgaaattcgATTTCCAGTAATTTAATAGATCGATTGAGACAATGAGAAAATAAATTCAGTAGCCAAAGTTCAAAGCCTTGAAGCAAACAGATTATCTAATGATCCACAACAATCAAAATCTTTAACTTCTTAGACAAATTTTACTGTTATACTATCAAAATCTAGCTAGCTTGTAGTaacattttcacataaaatcaagAACATAACTTCTATACACAAGCTAAATAACGTAGCCAAGTTGGAGACAGTTCAAGAATTTGATCACCATGTTCAACCCCATTAAAAGCCAGCTTCGACATTTCTGCATCAAACAAATTATCTCCTGCTGATGTTCTCTTAGTCACCTTGGCCGGTTCCGCCGCCGCCATGttccaagaagaagaagaagaagacggcAGCCGATTACACGATTCATCCCTTGACGACGAGTCTTTCCCCGTAAGGCGTTGTACCAGGCTCATAAACTCCTCGGGTCTAACATGGATAATCTTCGGCGACCTCAAATAGATCACCACAGGATTGATTACTTTACTGCTGCTACTATTGATTCGATTCCGAATATTAACATGCGATGCTTTCTTGATCAACGATGAAGAATGGCTAACCTTTAACGGTGATGGCCTTGGACCCTGCAACTCTGATCTTCCTCTAATGGAGTGCTTGATAAGACTCATGTTTTGAGACTGAACTTGGTTTTTTTAGCACATGCAAGCTTTAAAGATCAACATTAACCATGggcttatatttatatatatatatatgttgacaGTGCAAAAGTAAAGAAAGAGTCCAAACATATGCAAAGGGATTACAAGAAAATGGCAAGAAAAACTGGGTCTGTAGGTTTGAATAAGTCTTCGTAATATTATATTAGTATGGAGTTTTTGGTAGATTCTACCGGCTGTGGATTTTTCAAAAAGGGTGTTTGTTTGAAAACCTTTTGGTTGAGCAATCAATAGCAACGGGAAGATGACGAATTGATGAGTCAAGTCAAGGTCATTAAttatcttatttcttttcttctttgatctGTGGGATACCCAAATTCCATTTTTCTCCACCAACTTTGTATTCTTCTTGCAATGACATGATGGAATTTAATTTCAAACTACACTACCTTCAAATATACCCACAAATGTTAAAACTTAACCTGGTTTATGGAATAATTAAGTAGTAATACGTATCATGCCATTTTATCTCATGCTAACGTAcaaagtttagtttttttttttatgaatgctgttgacaccattttttgatgaaaacgggtcgacttggattttgaaaaatgaaacgggagtcgccaccaatccttttttatgaggtgtgattggatcaccttgaaaagtggttgtttttttaaaacggtttgattttcttaaaataacaggtttggtccacgaaattcagaaaaaacgggttcgggagtcggttacgcacgaggaaggattagcaccctcgatacgcccaaaattggtaccttagttgattacctaatgtcttaatgtcgaaaattgagaatttaaaagaattttaaaaatatgatccttttattaaaatgttaaaaattttcaagaaaaggaggatatttcacgttattcgagaaaaaagaatcatattcagtaagttagaatacaatatctcaaattctcgatacgcgaatgaaaaagtttatttaagaaattttagccgtcttgaatttaaaaatgagatcataaccagtaagttaggatgcgatcccttttttaaatttcgagatcatttaaaacttgattttgaaaagattcgtgtattttaGATtcatcgagaaaatcgaaacccagtaagttagggcacgatcttctcgaatccaaacacgaaatgccatttaaaaaaaatcgttACATCAAGTAAGATAAAACACAAAATCATAGTGAAagcaaattataaattttttatgcaTGGTAAATAATAGaagtcaacaaaaataaaaaataaacaaacaaggaTAAAGACATTTAAGCAAATAATAACGAACatgtagataaataaataaatcaacatgaaatgataattataataatgaataaaatggtgatatatgcatatgtatgtatgttagaAGCAAATTATACggggtaaaaatataaagttaaatacaaaaaaaagaagtatataattataaaatacatgtatatacataaataaagaaatagaaatgctcataaaaataaaatattcgtaTGCACGTGTATTATATTGTTTATGCGTGGGTATAAATATTATGTAGTGTacgtatataaatatatagatattaaataaataaaaagcaggatagatataaaatattgaatatatataatataatatcactattagataaatattaaagtttataaatatatagattcgTAATAATTTTAGACGTATATATTATAGTATataagcacatatatatatgaataataataataataatataataataaataaataaatgagcaaaagaaaaaaaacatgatTACAAGAGACTTAAAtcgaaataaaacaaattttctgggccaatttaaaaataaaaaggggcgGAAGGACCTAATTGCAAGCGCGCGTAAAAGCGAAGGGATCAAATGGGCAAATAACCCAATCGCCTCAAAACGCAGCGCAACAGTGGGCCAGATggagataaaattaaaattatagggatagattaaaaataaaaggaaatagcaTAAAGGACCGAATTGCAATGCGTTTTAAAACTGGAGGGACTGAGCGCGCAAATAGCCCATCCAGCGAAAACACGCGGACCCTCCCCTCgtgtcgggtcaccgcgcgggtcaggttggaacggcgtcgtttcaaCGCCTGGGGCTATGgcgcaaaacggcgccgttttgaaatgcttataaaaataaaaattttcttttttgcttcATTTTCTGCCTTTCCCTAAAAAAACTGAGTCTCATCCTCTTCCCTCTCTCCCTCACGACTTCTGGCCTTAGACTCAGGCCTCCGTCGCACCACCTCCACGGCCGGTGGCCGGAGTTGCGCGGAATAGGCTTTCCAACCCTCCTTTCGGTGTCCTCGAAGGCTAGGCCTTCTCAACCGAGGGACCGAGTATAAAAGGAAGAAACCTTCCTCCccgttcgactccggtgacggcgAAGGAGGGCTCCGACTCTAGCCTCCGAATCCAACAggtattttcttttttagtttagttttagtTAAGAAAGACTgtagaaaaacaacaaaaatgaaataaaataaaaggaaaataaaggaaaCAAAATCGTAACAATAGAAAAAGAGACCGAATCAACCTTTTATTTTGATCTTTTTTATGTTCACTGGTGTTGTTTCCCCCCCTTTTACATTGAAAATGAATGGCTCTTTATAGCCGATTATACAAAGTCCTATTGTTGTTTTGTTACTGTTTGCTGCGTTTCTGTTTCTGTTGCTGCTTCCGTCATGTTTGCAGGTGTTCAAGGAGGTGATGGGAGCAGGTGGAGGAGAGATGGCTATGGGACGGCTGTGAACAGAGGGCAGGTGAGGCGGCCAGGAGCAGGTGCGGCACAAcagggggctagggtttctgcccTAGTCTGACTGGGTTTGGGGCcggttgggcttattgggccgttTGGGCTCTGCCAATTGGGCTCGGGTATTGGGGCTTAGTGTTTGGGCCCCGGGTTTTAATGGGTTTGTTGGGTAAAATGGCCtgtaacagctgcccctctttgctcgttgtcgtgtaacgagaacagagcaaagactaagaaagaccaatttttgcCCAGTTTTGCCGAGTATTGACTTCTCTTGACGCTTCTTTTCAAGTAACTTTATTctagtccactgtgtcttgttgcgTCGACCCACTCCATTGTAACTTCCAAAAGACaaaacttgtagcttcaatccactctaTTGTAGCTTCAGGGGGTAAGGTCCATCATTTtgacccgctccactgcaacttcggggAGATCGGACTCATATCCTCAACttgccccactacaacttcagggggataagattcgtgacttcaacctgctttactgcaacttcagagggaCAAGATTTGTGACTTCACTTCCATCTATTttactacaactttaggggaatAAGATTAGACATGATAAGAATCACTATCTTCTGTCCgctccgctacaactttagggagacacGCCTTATTGttttcagtctgttccactgcatcttcagggaaataagacttgatgcgatctactctgctgtaacctcagagagataagatcctttaatccgctccaccgtaacttcagggagataggatagtgtcttcgatctgctccgctgataagatctcttattttaatccgctccactgtaacttcagggagatatgaTAGTGTATTCGATCTGCTCCACGGATAAGATctcttattttaatccgctccactgtaacttcagggagataggatagtgtcttcgatctgttccgctgtaatctcagggagataagatctctggcttcaatctgctccactgtaacctcagggagataagatctgaaattctttggtctgttccactgtaatctcagggagataagacctgatgtgatcttctctactgtaacttcagagagataagatcctttaatccgctccattgtaatctcaatgagataggattactatccttgatctgctccgctgtaatctcagggagataagatctgaaattctttggtctgttccactgtaatctcagagagataagacctgtataataaacctaattatgcctaatgattaggatgacatgatgaaacaaatgctcctaacttgacatatgtgaatggtgtttgcatgaatgcagaattttatttttccgagaatgatctcgcttaggttatcactactcgaagtttatcaaggttttgtgactgatgtgctacaacgtcttctcgcttgactgatttttctaagaaacatttagccagactgtccctattgtaaacctcaaagttatatccactgggacgccaaaatttgtaccat containing:
- the LOC121219191 gene encoding uncharacterized protein → MENGLKKADPQRNPKYVDIRMDEVFPAKKPRFKLPSGKENAKENSPIEQTSSLKKISAFSKLAAKRRQQLSCPEGSVASVDVPKMMCPIEHLKNAIRYISQCYRAFNRGQKLSGLAAVDMDKALKGLAACEAIPNIPLSLLKDLMIFHQGTSALISMSQDRRFLWILL
- the LOC121219567 gene encoding uncharacterized protein, which produces MSLIKHSIRGRSELQGPRPSPLKIIHVRPEEFMSLVQRLTGKDSSSRDESCNRLPSSSSSSWNMAAAEPAKVTKRTSAGDNLFDAEMSKLAFNGVEHGDQILELSPTWLRYLACV